One genomic segment of Natrononativus amylolyticus includes these proteins:
- a CDS encoding pyridoxal phosphate-dependent aminotransferase, whose product MTMHFTDRVTSVEPSATLAISALASELEAEGEDVVDLSVGEPDFPTPENVVEAAEASMEAGDTGYTTSKGIPELREAIARTLQGDGLEWEADNVIVTPGGKQALYEVIHALIQEGDEVVLLDPAWVSYEAMVTMAGGSLSRVDLSPYDFQLEPGLDDLADAVSDDTDLLIVNSPSNPTGAVYSEAALEGVRDLAVEHDFTVISDEIYKEITYGVEPTSLGTLEGMAERTVTVNGFSKAYSMTGWRLGYLAGPQELIEQAGKLHSHSVSCAVNFVQHAGVEALENTDDAVAEMVGAFEARRDLVADLLAEEGVDVAVPDGAFYMMLPTSEAPRASESGDEPRVDDQAWCEGALEDAHVATVPGSAFGTPGYARISYAASEERLREGIERLVGEGYL is encoded by the coding sequence ATGACTATGCACTTCACCGACCGCGTTACCAGCGTCGAACCGTCCGCAACGCTCGCCATCTCCGCGCTCGCCTCCGAACTCGAGGCCGAGGGCGAAGACGTCGTCGACCTCTCCGTCGGCGAACCCGACTTCCCGACCCCCGAGAACGTCGTCGAAGCCGCCGAGGCGTCGATGGAGGCCGGCGACACCGGCTACACCACCTCGAAGGGCATCCCGGAGCTCCGAGAAGCCATCGCCCGGACGCTCCAGGGCGACGGCCTCGAGTGGGAGGCCGACAACGTGATCGTCACCCCCGGCGGCAAGCAGGCGCTGTACGAGGTGATCCACGCGCTGATTCAGGAGGGAGACGAGGTCGTCCTCCTCGACCCCGCCTGGGTTTCCTACGAGGCGATGGTGACGATGGCGGGCGGCTCGCTCTCGCGGGTCGACCTCTCGCCGTACGACTTCCAGCTCGAGCCCGGCCTCGACGACCTCGCCGACGCCGTCTCCGACGACACCGACCTCCTGATCGTCAACTCGCCGTCGAACCCGACCGGCGCGGTCTACTCCGAGGCGGCCCTCGAGGGCGTCCGGGATCTGGCCGTCGAGCACGATTTCACCGTCATTTCCGACGAGATCTACAAGGAGATCACCTACGGCGTCGAGCCGACGAGCCTCGGTACCCTGGAAGGGATGGCAGAGCGAACCGTCACCGTCAACGGCTTCTCGAAGGCGTACTCGATGACCGGCTGGCGGCTCGGTTACCTCGCCGGCCCCCAGGAACTGATCGAGCAGGCCGGCAAGCTCCACAGCCACTCCGTCTCTTGTGCCGTGAATTTCGTCCAGCACGCCGGGGTCGAGGCCCTCGAGAACACCGACGATGCGGTCGCGGAGATGGTCGGCGCCTTCGAGGCCCGGCGCGACCTCGTCGCCGACCTGCTCGCCGAGGAGGGTGTCGACGTCGCGGTTCCCGACGGGGCGTTCTACATGATGCTGCCCACGAGCGAGGCGCCACGCGCCTCGGAGAGCGGCGACGAGCCGCGAGTGGACGACCAGGCGTGGTGTGAGGGCGCACTCGAGGACGCCCACGTCGCCACGGTTCCGGGGAGCGCGTTCGGGACGCCCGGCTACGCGCGGATCTCCTACGCGGCGAGCGAGGAGCGGCTGCGGGAGGGGATCGAGCGGCTGGTTGGCGAGGGCTACCTGTAG
- the ribH gene encoding 6,7-dimethyl-8-ribityllumazine synthase: MTALGLVVAEFNRPITEQMEEAALEVAESAGVEVYETVRVPGVYDAPLAADRLARVNEVDCVVVIGAVITGDTDHDQVITDAAAARLSDVSLERDTPVTLGVTGPGMSAAEARERVDNAAKAVDGALSLVESLPEP, from the coding sequence ATGACCGCGCTCGGACTGGTGGTCGCGGAGTTCAACCGCCCGATCACCGAGCAGATGGAAGAGGCCGCCCTCGAGGTCGCCGAAAGCGCGGGCGTGGAGGTTTACGAAACCGTCCGCGTCCCCGGCGTCTACGACGCGCCGCTCGCGGCCGACCGGCTGGCTCGCGTGAATGAAGTCGACTGCGTCGTCGTGATCGGCGCGGTGATCACCGGTGACACGGATCACGACCAGGTGATCACTGACGCCGCCGCGGCGCGGCTGTCTGACGTGAGCCTCGAGCGCGACACGCCGGTGACCCTCGGCGTCACCGGCCCCGGCATGTCCGCCGCGGAGGCCCGCGAACGCGTCGACAACGCCGCGAAGGCCGTCGACGGCGCGCTCAGCCTCGTCGAATCGCTCCCGGAGCCCTGA
- a CDS encoding 5-(carboxyamino)imidazole ribonucleotide synthase has protein sequence MTTLRTPGPTLGVVGGGQLGRMLAEAAAPLGVDVVVLDPTPDCPAAPVASDQIVGDFDDEAGVRELAARADVLTFEIELADQDLLERASDRSGTPVHPRPETLRLIHDKLVQKEALEEAGIPVPPFRAVEDADDVRAAIDDYGAPVMLKARTGGYDGRGNVPVESTAEADEALEAVAGPAMVEAFVEFEREVSVIAVKGDGETATFPVGENVHEDEILRETIVPARSSPAVEGRAREVATDVLELMAGRGVYGIELFEVSGESAADGPILVNEIAPRPHNSGHWTIEGAQCSQFEQHARAVLGWPLGSTVLRGPTVSTNLLGDGAENRPAALRNVDRILETAGAHLHWYGKREARPLRKLGHVTVAGDETDEAEDLLETARRLRDAVTFE, from the coding sequence ATGACGACGCTACGAACGCCGGGGCCGACGCTCGGCGTCGTCGGCGGGGGACAGCTCGGACGAATGCTCGCGGAGGCGGCCGCGCCGCTGGGGGTCGACGTAGTCGTCCTCGATCCGACGCCCGACTGTCCGGCCGCGCCGGTCGCCAGCGACCAGATCGTCGGCGACTTCGACGACGAGGCGGGGGTCCGCGAACTCGCCGCGCGGGCCGACGTGCTCACCTTCGAGATCGAACTCGCTGACCAGGACCTCCTCGAGCGCGCGAGCGACCGGTCGGGCACGCCGGTTCACCCCCGACCGGAGACGCTGCGGCTGATCCACGACAAGCTGGTCCAGAAGGAGGCGCTCGAGGAGGCAGGGATCCCCGTCCCGCCGTTTCGGGCGGTCGAGGACGCCGACGACGTGCGGGCGGCGATCGACGACTACGGCGCGCCGGTGATGCTGAAGGCCCGAACCGGCGGGTACGACGGCCGGGGGAACGTCCCCGTCGAGTCGACGGCCGAGGCGGACGAGGCGCTCGAGGCCGTCGCCGGCCCCGCCATGGTCGAAGCGTTCGTGGAGTTCGAACGCGAGGTGTCGGTGATCGCGGTCAAAGGCGACGGCGAGACGGCGACGTTTCCGGTCGGGGAGAACGTTCACGAAGACGAGATCCTGCGGGAGACGATCGTGCCGGCGCGCTCGAGCCCCGCCGTCGAGGGGCGCGCCCGCGAGGTCGCGACGGACGTCCTCGAGCTGATGGCGGGACGGGGCGTCTACGGGATCGAGCTGTTCGAGGTGAGCGGGGAGTCGGCGGCTGACGGGCCGATTCTGGTCAACGAGATCGCCCCGCGCCCGCACAACTCGGGCCACTGGACGATCGAGGGCGCGCAGTGTTCGCAGTTCGAACAGCACGCCCGCGCCGTCCTGGGGTGGCCCCTCGGCTCGACCGTCCTGCGGGGACCGACGGTGTCGACGAACCTGCTCGGCGACGGCGCGGAGAACCGGCCCGCGGCGCTTCGAAACGTCGATCGGATACTCGAGACCGCGGGCGCACACCTCCACTGGTACGGCAAGCGCGAGGCGCGACCGCTCCGGAAACTGGGCCACGTGACCGTTGCGGGTGACGAGACAGACGAAGCCGAGGACCTCCTCGAGACGGCGCGACGCCTCCGGGATGCGGTGACGTTCGAGTAG
- a CDS encoding sensor histidine kinase, giving the protein MNGSYRERAAGGSVRALCLTPDETLGGREPAAFESDEFSLSPVADRERMRRDALDADCAVVDGTNDGSIEAVEALLEAHPTLPVIVVGGSVDLEARALEAGVTECLRDETLDRNPGLLEARVRRAVGSARASEASRPRRRGSRSWAAFYGSLYEVSSDADLEFEEKLEHLLSFGSEYLGVELGFLTRIEDGTQTVEVAVGDHELLQNGSQYPLSEAYCRKTIETDGLLGVHDALAAGWEGDPAYEAFDLGCYIGGRVTVDGALYGTLCFADTDPQTEPFTGPERTAVELLTRWVSYELEERHTRERLRRKTERLERLTAVVSHDLRNPLTVAQLQLGLAREAIDADLEALGHVADAHDRMETIIDDLLWLAREGRDVGALEPASLAAVARDAWGTVDTGEATLEVTDREVVADPNRLRQILENLFRNAVDHAGEEPTVRVGPLDGGASGFYVEDDGPGVPAELGERVFEPGTTESDQGTGLGLSIVRGIATAHDWDVSLTRSDAGGARFEFTGVDGA; this is encoded by the coding sequence GTGAACGGATCATATCGAGAGCGCGCTGCTGGGGGGTCGGTTCGCGCACTCTGTCTCACCCCGGACGAGACGCTCGGCGGGCGGGAGCCGGCGGCGTTCGAATCGGACGAGTTCTCGCTGTCGCCGGTTGCCGACCGCGAGCGGATGCGCCGGGACGCCCTCGACGCGGACTGCGCCGTCGTCGACGGAACGAACGACGGTTCGATCGAGGCGGTCGAGGCGTTGCTCGAGGCGCACCCGACGCTTCCGGTCATCGTCGTCGGTGGGTCGGTCGACCTCGAGGCGCGGGCGCTCGAAGCCGGCGTCACCGAATGTCTGCGCGACGAGACGCTGGATCGGAATCCGGGTCTCCTCGAAGCGCGGGTCCGCCGCGCGGTCGGGTCGGCTCGTGCGAGCGAAGCGTCGCGGCCTCGTCGGCGCGGCAGTCGGTCGTGGGCGGCGTTTTACGGCTCGCTGTACGAGGTGAGTTCGGACGCGGACCTCGAGTTCGAGGAGAAACTCGAGCACCTGCTCTCGTTCGGGTCGGAGTACCTCGGCGTCGAACTGGGCTTTCTGACCCGAATCGAAGACGGAACACAGACGGTCGAGGTCGCCGTCGGCGACCACGAACTGTTACAGAACGGCTCGCAGTATCCGCTCTCCGAGGCGTACTGTCGGAAGACGATCGAAACCGACGGCCTGCTCGGCGTTCACGACGCCCTCGCGGCCGGCTGGGAGGGCGACCCGGCCTACGAGGCGTTCGACCTCGGCTGTTACATCGGCGGGAGGGTGACCGTCGACGGCGCACTATACGGGACCCTCTGTTTCGCCGACACCGACCCGCAGACCGAGCCGTTTACCGGCCCCGAGCGGACCGCGGTCGAACTGCTCACTCGCTGGGTGAGTTACGAACTCGAGGAGCGACACACCAGGGAGCGGCTTCGGCGTAAAACCGAGCGCCTCGAGCGGCTCACGGCCGTCGTCAGCCACGACCTCCGGAACCCGCTGACGGTGGCACAGCTCCAGCTCGGCCTGGCCCGCGAGGCGATCGACGCCGATCTCGAGGCCCTCGGTCACGTCGCAGACGCCCACGACCGGATGGAGACCATCATCGACGACCTGCTGTGGCTCGCCCGGGAGGGCCGGGACGTCGGCGCCCTCGAGCCGGCCTCGCTCGCCGCCGTCGCGCGAGACGCCTGGGGTACCGTCGACACCGGCGAGGCGACCCTCGAAGTCACAGACCGAGAGGTCGTCGCGGACCCGAACCGACTCCGTCAGATCCTCGAGAACCTGTTTCGAAACGCGGTCGACCACGCCGGCGAGGAGCCGACGGTTCGCGTCGGCCCGCTCGACGGCGGCGCATCGGGGTTTTACGTCGAGGACGACGGTCCCGGCGTCCCCGCGGAACTCGGCGAGAGGGTGTTCGAGCCCGGGACGACCGAGTCCGACCAGGGAACGGGGCTCGGACTCTCGATCGTCAGGGGGATCGCGACGGCCCACGACTGGGACGTCTCGCTGACCAGGAGCGACGCGGGCGGTGCGCGATTCGAGTTCACCGGCGTCGACGGCGCGTAA
- a CDS encoding AIR carboxylase family protein: MTADPVTDLIDRLRAEAELDRPAAETPDVGIVMGSDSDLETMMTGGSRPGAYDALVDELGFEEQTDFENPPEARFTFETYVTSAHRTPDLMSAYAETAEDRGLEVLIAGAGGKSADLPNMTASIAYPLPVIGVPVQEKSVDSVIGMPAGAPLVAVDAGKSFNAALSAVQILARQHETLRERLLEYHESLRADVGTVSRELHDGGTTAYLSR, from the coding sequence ATGACCGCGGACCCGGTTACCGACCTGATAGACAGACTTCGCGCGGAGGCCGAACTCGACCGACCGGCGGCAGAGACGCCCGACGTCGGGATCGTGATGGGAAGCGACTCCGACCTCGAGACGATGATGACCGGTGGCAGTCGTCCCGGCGCCTACGACGCGCTGGTCGACGAACTCGGCTTCGAGGAGCAGACGGACTTCGAGAACCCGCCCGAGGCGCGCTTTACCTTCGAGACGTACGTCACCTCCGCCCACCGGACGCCCGACCTGATGAGCGCCTACGCCGAGACGGCCGAGGATCGCGGCCTCGAGGTGCTCATCGCCGGCGCCGGCGGCAAGTCCGCGGACTTGCCGAACATGACCGCTTCGATCGCCTACCCGCTACCCGTCATCGGCGTTCCCGTCCAGGAGAAGTCCGTCGACAGCGTCATCGGGATGCCTGCGGGCGCGCCGCTGGTCGCCGTCGACGCCGGCAAGTCGTTCAACGCGGCGCTCTCGGCGGTCCAGATCCTCGCCCGCCAGCACGAGACGCTGCGCGAGCGGCTGCTCGAGTACCACGAGTCGCTGCGGGCGGACGTCGGAACCGTCTCCCGCGAACTCCACGACGGCGGAACGACCGCCTACCTGTCGCGGTAA
- a CDS encoding NADH-quinone oxidoreductase subunit A: protein MNQWIAIGALALVGLLIPLGMMAVSYLLRPSVPETSKRATYESGEVPTGGTRIRFNTQYYMVALLFLVFDIETVLLFPWAIVYTDALAAEEYGLLEALGPMLVFVAILLVGLAWAWRNGAVQWARSPRQVEPRSEVDRP from the coding sequence ATGAACCAATGGATAGCCATCGGGGCGCTGGCGCTCGTGGGGCTACTGATTCCGCTCGGCATGATGGCGGTGTCGTATCTCCTGCGTCCGAGTGTACCCGAGACGAGTAAACGTGCCACCTACGAGAGTGGCGAGGTGCCGACCGGCGGGACGCGCATCCGGTTTAACACCCAGTACTACATGGTTGCGCTTCTTTTCCTGGTCTTCGACATCGAGACCGTCCTGCTGTTCCCGTGGGCGATCGTCTACACCGACGCGCTCGCCGCGGAGGAGTACGGGCTCCTCGAGGCGCTCGGACCGATGCTGGTGTTCGTCGCCATCCTCCTCGTCGGACTCGCGTGGGCGTGGCGCAACGGCGCAGTACAGTGGGCTCGAAGCCCCCGCCAGGTCGAACCCCGATCTGAGGTCGATCGACCATGA
- a CDS encoding NADH-quinone oxidoreductase subunit B, with translation MSSDKPRQDIYDSTAPVTDTRDARMGEGVDDRFNSKLREAFGSSPFILTKFDQFMNWVRGSSMFMLQFGIACCSIEMIHTYAIKHDLDRFGAGVPRASPRQADVIIVPGTIVSKFGPRMKRVYDQMPEPKFVIGMGSCTISGGPFQEGYNVVKGAEEIIPVDIHVPGCPPRPEALIYGVAKLQERVANGETSPVVVKPYELEQFGDLPRDELVQKLADQIDEDDLVMRYNWADSP, from the coding sequence ATGAGTAGCGACAAACCACGCCAAGACATCTACGACAGCACCGCACCGGTGACAGACACGCGCGACGCGCGGATGGGAGAGGGTGTCGACGATCGGTTCAACTCGAAGCTCCGGGAGGCGTTCGGCTCGTCACCGTTCATCCTCACGAAGTTCGACCAGTTCATGAACTGGGTCCGCGGCTCGTCGATGTTCATGCTGCAGTTCGGAATCGCCTGCTGCAGCATCGAGATGATCCACACCTACGCGATCAAGCACGACCTGGACCGCTTCGGTGCCGGCGTTCCGCGTGCCTCGCCCAGGCAGGCGGACGTGATCATCGTTCCCGGAACCATCGTCTCGAAGTTCGGCCCGCGGATGAAGCGCGTCTACGACCAGATGCCCGAGCCCAAGTTCGTCATCGGGATGGGGTCGTGTACGATCTCCGGCGGCCCCTTCCAGGAGGGGTACAACGTCGTCAAGGGCGCAGAAGAGATCATCCCCGTCGACATCCACGTTCCTGGCTGCCCGCCCCGACCGGAGGCGCTCATCTACGGCGTCGCCAAGCTCCAGGAGCGCGTCGCCAACGGCGAGACCTCGCCCGTCGTCGTCAAGCCGTACGAACTCGAGCAGTTCGGCGACCTGCCACGGGACGAGCTGGTACAGAAGCTCGCCGACCAGATCGACGAGGACGACCTCGTCATGCGGTACAACTGGGCTGATTCACCATGA
- a CDS encoding NADH-quinone oxidoreductase subunit D, whose amino-acid sequence MSTELEPVADRTTEDELEALIGDRALARDDHKNAPGFVIRPDAVQDVLFDLRDEAGFDHLSCLTAQQYPDRYESVYHLKKYDDPTQEVSVVVPTSVDDPVSESAEPVYRTADWHEREAFDLVGIDYEGHPDPRRILLPETWQGHPLSLDFDQSKPQLVTLSEHANPLQEDHRDTESDTMFLNIGPHHPATHGVLHVKTVLDGETVADVEPDIGYLHRCEEQMCQQGTYRHQIMPYPDRWDYVSAGLLNEWAYARAAEDLADIEVPEYAQVIRTMGAELCRIASHMLALGTFCLDVFGDFTAVFQYAFRDREVVQDILEDLTGQRLMFNYFRLGGVAWDLPEPREEFFEKTRDFLDDLPHKLAEYDDLVTGNEIFQIRCVDTGILEPEIAKQYGCSGPVARGSGVDYDLRRDDPYGYYENLEWDVITEDGMDNYSRVLVRMQEVEESAKIIEQCIDLLEEWPEDDRQIQSNVPRTLKPEADTEVYRAVEGAKGELGIYIRSDGTDKPGRFKIRSPCFHNLHTLEEMTKGEYIPDLIASLGSLDIVLGEVDR is encoded by the coding sequence ATGAGCACGGAACTCGAACCGGTGGCCGATCGGACCACCGAAGACGAACTCGAGGCGCTGATCGGCGACCGCGCGCTCGCGCGTGACGATCACAAGAACGCCCCCGGCTTCGTCATCCGTCCCGACGCCGTTCAGGACGTCCTCTTCGATCTGCGAGACGAGGCCGGCTTCGATCACCTCTCGTGTCTCACCGCACAGCAGTACCCCGACCGGTACGAGTCGGTCTACCACCTGAAGAAGTACGACGACCCGACCCAGGAGGTGAGCGTCGTCGTGCCGACGTCGGTCGACGATCCCGTCAGCGAGTCCGCCGAACCCGTCTACCGGACCGCCGACTGGCACGAGCGTGAGGCGTTCGACCTCGTCGGCATCGACTACGAGGGGCATCCCGATCCCCGCCGCATTCTGCTGCCGGAGACCTGGCAGGGCCACCCGCTCTCGCTCGATTTCGACCAGAGCAAGCCACAGCTGGTCACGCTGTCGGAACACGCGAACCCGCTCCAGGAAGACCACAGGGACACCGAATCGGACACGATGTTCCTGAACATCGGCCCGCACCACCCGGCGACCCACGGCGTCTTGCACGTCAAGACCGTCCTCGACGGCGAGACCGTCGCGGACGTCGAACCCGACATCGGCTACCTCCACCGCTGTGAGGAGCAGATGTGCCAGCAGGGAACCTACCGCCACCAGATCATGCCCTACCCCGACCGCTGGGACTACGTCTCGGCGGGGCTGCTCAACGAGTGGGCGTACGCCCGCGCGGCGGAGGACCTCGCGGATATCGAGGTTCCCGAGTACGCCCAGGTCATTCGGACGATGGGCGCGGAGCTGTGCCGGATCGCCTCGCACATGCTCGCGCTCGGGACGTTCTGTCTCGACGTCTTCGGCGACTTCACCGCCGTCTTCCAGTACGCGTTCCGCGACCGCGAGGTCGTCCAGGACATCTTAGAGGATCTGACCGGCCAGCGGCTGATGTTCAACTACTTCCGGCTGGGCGGGGTCGCCTGGGACCTTCCGGAGCCCCGCGAGGAGTTCTTCGAGAAGACGCGGGACTTCCTCGACGACCTCCCGCACAAGCTCGCGGAGTACGACGACCTCGTCACGGGCAACGAGATCTTCCAGATCCGGTGTGTCGACACCGGTATCCTCGAGCCCGAGATCGCAAAACAGTACGGCTGCAGCGGTCCCGTCGCCCGCGGCTCGGGCGTCGACTACGACCTGCGCCGGGACGACCCCTACGGCTACTACGAGAACTTAGAGTGGGACGTCATCACCGAGGACGGGATGGACAACTACTCGCGCGTGCTCGTACGCATGCAGGAAGTCGAGGAGTCCGCGAAGATCATCGAGCAGTGTATCGACCTCCTCGAGGAGTGGCCCGAGGACGACCGCCAGATTCAGTCGAACGTCCCCCGGACGCTCAAGCCCGAGGCCGACACCGAGGTGTACCGCGCCGTCGAGGGTGCGAAAGGTGAACTCGGGATCTACATCCGCTCTGACGGCACGGACAAGCCGGGACGGTTCAAGATCCGGAGTCCGTGTTTCCACAACTTACACACGCTCGAGGAGATGACGAAGGGCGAGTACATCCCTGACCTGATCGCCTCGCTCGGCAGCCTGGACATCGTGCTCGGAGAGGTGGATCGATGA
- a CDS encoding complex I subunit 1/NuoH family protein, which translates to MSSVTAPLQVGEPLFPERIADLTGLGELGIAGELIATFIAAFIVGNLMLAMTGVAGPWAKRKITAAFTDRIAVNRVGPFGLLIIVADAVRLLSKENIIPEAVDRPAYDLAPIVVASSAMLGFAVIPMGSGVQLADPEVGLAYVFAVSGIASIGLVMAGYASANKYSLLGGLRAVAQNVAYEIPLVVTGMSVVIFTGSLQMSTIVEAQAEPLIDFGAVAIPSWYAIVNPFAFVLFLTANFAEIGRNPFDTPEAPTEIVAGYQTEYSSVYFVLIYLGEFLHIFLGGAIIATIFLGGPAGPGPEEIGIVWFLVKIWAVFFLTQWLRSALPRVRIDQLIEIGWKGMLVLSFANLVLTAVIVGLIQA; encoded by the coding sequence ATGAGTTCGGTCACGGCGCCTCTCCAGGTCGGCGAACCGCTGTTTCCGGAGCGGATCGCCGACCTCACCGGTCTCGGCGAACTCGGCATAGCCGGCGAACTGATCGCGACGTTCATCGCGGCGTTCATCGTCGGCAACCTGATGCTCGCGATGACCGGCGTCGCCGGTCCGTGGGCGAAACGAAAGATTACCGCCGCGTTCACCGATCGAATCGCGGTCAACCGCGTCGGACCGTTCGGCCTGCTGATCATCGTGGCCGACGCCGTCCGCCTGCTCTCGAAGGAGAACATCATTCCCGAGGCGGTCGACCGACCGGCGTACGACCTCGCGCCGATCGTCGTCGCCTCGTCGGCGATGCTCGGCTTCGCGGTGATCCCGATGGGAAGCGGCGTCCAGCTCGCCGACCCCGAGGTCGGACTGGCGTACGTCTTCGCCGTCTCCGGCATCGCAAGCATCGGACTCGTGATGGCCGGCTACGCCTCCGCGAACAAGTACTCGCTGCTGGGCGGGCTGCGCGCGGTCGCACAGAACGTCGCCTACGAGATCCCGCTGGTCGTCACCGGGATGTCCGTGGTGATCTTCACCGGTTCGCTGCAGATGAGTACGATCGTCGAAGCGCAGGCCGAGCCGCTGATCGACTTCGGCGCGGTCGCGATCCCGTCGTGGTACGCGATCGTCAACCCGTTCGCGTTCGTGTTGTTCCTGACGGCGAACTTCGCCGAAATCGGCCGGAACCCCTTCGACACGCCCGAGGCGCCGACGGAGATCGTCGCGGGGTACCAGACGGAGTACTCGAGCGTCTACTTCGTGTTGATCTACCTCGGGGAGTTCCTGCACATCTTCCTCGGCGGGGCGATCATCGCGACGATCTTCCTCGGCGGCCCGGCGGGGCCGGGGCCGGAGGAGATCGGCATCGTCTGGTTCCTCGTGAAGATCTGGGCGGTGTTCTTCCTCACCCAGTGGCTGCGCTCTGCGTTGCCACGGGTTCGTATCGACCAACTCATCGAGATCGGCTGGAAGGGCATGCTCGTCCTTTCGTTCGCCAATCTCGTGCTCACTGCGGTTATCGTGGGGCTGATTCAGGCATGA
- a CDS encoding NuoI/complex I 23 kDa subunit family protein, which translates to MIGLLKSMATTMKHALDGNTFTVEYPDVAPEVSPRFRGVHKFSQERCIWCRQCENVCPNDTIQIVTDDQRQGEQYNLHIGQCIYCRLCEEVCPVDAILLTQNFEFTGDTKHDLVYNKEQLKAVPWYKDIDPLESREPDRGGWIGEGEGEVDYQ; encoded by the coding sequence ATGATCGGACTGCTCAAATCCATGGCGACGACGATGAAACACGCACTGGACGGGAACACGTTCACGGTCGAGTACCCGGACGTCGCTCCCGAAGTATCGCCGCGCTTTCGCGGCGTCCACAAGTTCAGCCAGGAGCGGTGCATCTGGTGTCGTCAGTGCGAGAACGTCTGTCCGAACGACACGATCCAGATCGTCACCGACGACCAGCGTCAGGGCGAACAGTACAACCTCCACATCGGACAGTGCATCTACTGCCGGCTCTGTGAGGAGGTCTGCCCCGTCGACGCGATCTTGCTCACCCAGAACTTCGAGTTCACCGGCGACACCAAACACGATCTGGTGTACAACAAAGAGCAGCTGAAGGCGGTACCGTGGTACAAGGACATCGACCCCCTCGAGTCGCGCGAACCGGACCGCGGCGGCTGGATCGGCGAGGGTGAAGGAGAGGTCGATTACCAGTAA
- a CDS encoding NADH-quinone oxidoreductase subunit J: MTYELIAFALFALVTLSSALGVVLLQDPWHSALLLGVALMSVAVHYVMLAAEFVAVMQVLVYVGGVLILITFAVMLTQRAEPDDRVVQT, encoded by the coding sequence ATGACATACGAGCTCATCGCGTTCGCACTGTTCGCACTCGTGACGCTGAGCAGTGCCTTGGGCGTCGTGCTCCTGCAGGATCCGTGGCATTCGGCACTCCTGCTCGGCGTGGCCCTGATGAGCGTCGCGGTCCACTACGTGATGTTGGCGGCGGAGTTCGTCGCCGTGATGCAGGTTCTCGTCTACGTGGGCGGGGTCCTCATTCTCATCACGTTCGCCGTGATGCTGACGCAACGGGCGGAACCTGATGACAGGGTGGTACAGACATGA
- the nuoK gene encoding NADH-quinone oxidoreductase subunit NuoK — MALFCIGLFGVLTRRNALMFLMSVELMLNAANINLIAFAFYHGNLTGQVFALFTMALAAAEVAVGLGIILVLYRNFRDVDVTVPSAMRW, encoded by the coding sequence ATGGCCCTGTTCTGTATCGGGCTGTTCGGCGTACTCACGCGCCGCAACGCACTCATGTTCCTGATGTCCGTCGAGTTGATGCTAAACGCGGCCAACATCAACCTGATCGCGTTCGCGTTCTACCACGGCAACCTCACCGGCCAGGTGTTCGCCCTCTTTACGATGGCGCTGGCCGCCGCGGAGGTCGCCGTCGGGCTCGGGATCATCCTGGTGCTGTACCGGAACTTCCGCGACGTCGACGTGACGGTGCCGTCGGCGATGAGGTGGTAA